The stretch of DNA GAAGATAGGAACAGCATTTGGAACAAGCCTCCCGATAATTTGAATAGGAGGCTCAGCGGTTATCGATGTTTTCCGGATACATATCATGCTGCATCATCCTGTTCATCGCCATCTCTTCAAACTTCGTTCCCGGTTTCCCGTAATTGCAATATGGATTGATGGATATGCCGCCACGCGGAGTGAACTTCGCCCATACTTCGATATACCTCGGATCCATCAGTTCGATGAGATCCTTCATAGCGATATTTACACAATCCTCATGATAAGCCCTATGATTTCTGAAACTGAACAAATATAACTTCAATGATTTGCTTTCCACCATCCGCACTTCCGGAATGTACGAAATGTAAATCGAAGCGAAATCCGGCTGTCCTGTCATTGGACATAAACTTGTAAATTCAGGTACGTTGAACTTTACAAAATAGTTATTTTCCTGGTGCTGATTCTCAAATGTCTCCAACACATCGGGATTGTACTCGTATTCATATTTGGTATTTTGATTTCCCAATAACGTCAGGTCTTTCGTGTCGCTCTGTTTCATTTCCTGATGCCCTCCCCAACTATTTTTATCGCGCTGTTTGTACTGTGGGATGTTCAAGTTCCGTTATATTCGGCTCATCCATTGGGGACATTGTCAATTCAAAAGTGTTCAGTTCCGAAATGATGCTGATCCTTTGTGCCGGCACAGGTATCGCTCTCGTCATCCCGATCACCTCTTGGATTTCGGCGTACTATTTATTCAGGATGACAGAAGAGCTCGATGAATCCCCCGTCCCGGACGATTGATATTGGAAGCAGCAAGAAAATGCCGGTCCTAGTCATAAGAACCGGCGTTTTTAGGCGTAGAGGGAGGGGGAATGGCTTCATTTATATGCTCTCAATATAAATATCTGAATTAGTTTTTTGTCCTTTTTCCAATGCTTTCATTAAAATATCTATTAAGTCCTCACCATCACTTGTTACAAAATAATTGGATAAGTTTGTGATATCATTGCTAATATTATCTCCCCAAGGCGGTTGTTTAGATAAGTCTTCAATATCCCATATTACTTGTGACGGGCTAAATTCTTGTAATTTCTTTCTGATTTCCTCTAATTCGTTTATTGCGCTTTCAATATTCTTATTCTCAAGTTTCCCGTT from Bacillus sp. OxB-1 encodes:
- the queF gene encoding preQ(1) synthase; this translates as MKQSDTKDLTLLGNQNTKYEYEYNPDVLETFENQHQENNYFVKFNVPEFTSLCPMTGQPDFASIYISYIPEVRMVESKSLKLYLFSFRNHRAYHEDCVNIAMKDLIELMDPRYIEVWAKFTPRGGISINPYCNYGKPGTKFEEMAMNRMMQHDMYPENIDNR
- a CDS encoding immunity 70 family protein, translated to MAVGFKVKFYWYQVGHGDFLHSFFSTISYHLEQNGWGTEYPFLLNELYNGKLENKNIESAINELEEIRKKLQEFSPSQVIWDIEDLSKQPPWGDNISNDITNLSNYFVTSDGEDLIDILMKALEKGQKTNSDIYIESI